A single window of Streptomyces xanthii DNA harbors:
- a CDS encoding pentapeptide repeat-containing protein codes for MGGVTSRETPRTTPDTTAATAPEASGTGRRRLDLVADCGDCFGLCCVALPFAKSHDFAANKAAGSPCRNLQDDFRCGIHASLRDRGYPGCTVFDCFGAGQKVSQVTYEGVSWRERPKTARQMYEVFPVMRHLHELLWYLSDVLDLDRARPVHRDAERARADLERLTRASAGELLAADVPAIRDEVNTLLLKASELVRAQVPGRRKNHRGADLVGARLRKADLRGATLRGALLVAADLTGADLRHADLIGADLRDTNLTGADLTGALFLTQAQLNAARGDATTRVPQGLNRPAHWG; via the coding sequence ATGGGGGGCGTGACCTCCCGCGAGACCCCCCGCACCACGCCCGACACCACCGCCGCCACCGCCCCCGAAGCCTCCGGCACCGGCCGCCGGCGCCTCGATCTCGTCGCCGACTGCGGCGACTGCTTCGGCCTGTGCTGTGTCGCGCTGCCCTTCGCCAAGTCCCACGACTTCGCGGCGAACAAGGCGGCGGGCTCACCGTGCCGCAACCTCCAGGACGACTTCCGGTGCGGCATCCACGCCTCGCTGCGCGACCGCGGCTACCCGGGGTGCACCGTCTTCGACTGCTTCGGGGCGGGCCAGAAGGTCTCCCAGGTCACCTACGAAGGCGTCAGCTGGCGCGAACGGCCCAAGACCGCCCGGCAGATGTACGAGGTCTTCCCCGTCATGCGCCATCTCCACGAGCTGCTCTGGTACTTGAGCGACGTCCTGGACCTCGACCGGGCCCGGCCCGTGCACCGCGACGCCGAGCGGGCCCGCGCCGACCTCGAGCGGCTCACCCGCGCGAGCGCCGGGGAACTGCTCGCCGCCGACGTGCCCGCGATCCGCGACGAGGTCAACACGCTGCTGCTCAAGGCCAGCGAACTCGTCCGCGCGCAGGTGCCGGGCCGCAGGAAGAACCACCGGGGCGCCGACCTCGTGGGCGCCCGCCTGCGCAAGGCCGACCTGCGCGGCGCCACCCTGCGCGGAGCCCTCCTCGTGGCCGCCGACCTGACCGGCGCCGACCTGCGCCACGCGGACCTCATCGGCGCCGACCTGCGCGACACGAACCTCACCGGCGCCGACCTCACCGGCGCCCTGTTCCTCACCCAGGCCCAGCTCAACGCGGCCCGCGGCGACGCCACCACGCGCGTACCGCAGGGCCTGAACCGGCCCGCGCACTGGGGCTAG
- a CDS encoding alpha/beta fold hydrolase: protein MASSFVLPHALHGDGPHKVIAVHGWFADRSAYAPVVPDLDRSSFQYALVDLRGYGEAKDTPGAYTTAEGAADVLDLADRLGWERFSLIGHSMGGSVAQRVVATAPHRVRRLAGVSPVPASGLQLPPEQWELFPTADTKPEHRRAILDVTTGGVRPAAWLDRMVERSLAVSDVKAFRAWLDSWTGDDFHTDLEGCTTPALTVTGQLDPALSAELMRGTWLRWFTRGELVDLPVCGHYAMDEAPLALIRVVEDFLRADGA, encoded by the coding sequence GTGGCCTCCTCCTTTGTCCTGCCGCACGCACTGCACGGCGACGGTCCGCACAAGGTGATCGCGGTGCACGGCTGGTTCGCCGACCGCTCCGCCTACGCGCCGGTCGTCCCCGATCTGGACCGTTCCTCCTTCCAGTACGCGCTGGTCGACCTGCGCGGCTACGGGGAGGCGAAGGACACCCCGGGCGCGTACACGACCGCCGAGGGCGCGGCCGACGTGCTGGATCTCGCGGACCGGCTCGGCTGGGAGCGCTTCTCGCTGATCGGGCACTCGATGGGCGGCAGCGTGGCGCAGCGCGTGGTCGCGACGGCCCCGCACCGGGTGCGGCGGCTCGCGGGCGTCTCGCCGGTCCCGGCGTCGGGTCTGCAACTGCCGCCCGAGCAGTGGGAGTTGTTCCCCACGGCGGACACGAAACCGGAGCACCGCCGCGCGATCCTCGACGTCACGACGGGCGGCGTCCGCCCGGCGGCGTGGCTGGACCGGATGGTGGAGCGTTCCCTGGCGGTCAGCGACGTCAAGGCGTTCCGCGCCTGGCTCGACTCGTGGACCGGCGACGACTTCCACACCGACCTGGAGGGCTGCACGACCCCCGCGCTCACCGTCACCGGTCAGCTCGACCCGGCGCTGTCGGCGGAGCTGATGCGCGGCACGTGGCTGCGCTGGTTCACCCGCGGCGAGCTCGTCGACCTGCCGGTGTGCGGGCACTACGCGATGGACGAGGCGCCGCTCGCGCTGATCCGGGTGGTGGAGGACTTCCTGCGGGCGGACGGCGCGTGA
- a CDS encoding pyrimidine reductase family protein: protein MRRLFPVTYETADHQGREGRDGPADGEWGLDALADAYAYPDLAEGDVWLRANMVSTLDGAAQHDGRSQPISCPTDMRIFGTLRGLADVVVVGAETVRLEGYRPARAREAFTARREAAGQGPAPSIAVISGSLDLDFTLPLFTAPLVPTYLITGAGAPPDRVEAARKAGAEVLIAGEGRAVDPHRAVRALAGRGHRRLLTEGGPRMLGQFIAAQVLDELCLTLSPMLTAGDAQRIAGGSALVVPERFDLASLLEEDGFLFSRYRCRRHSAE from the coding sequence ATGCGACGCCTGTTCCCTGTGACGTACGAAACAGCAGATCACCAGGGCCGGGAGGGGCGGGACGGCCCCGCGGACGGTGAGTGGGGCCTCGACGCGCTCGCCGACGCCTACGCCTACCCCGACCTGGCCGAGGGGGACGTGTGGCTGCGCGCCAACATGGTCTCCACCCTGGACGGCGCGGCCCAGCACGACGGCCGCTCCCAGCCCATCTCCTGCCCGACGGACATGCGGATCTTCGGCACCCTGCGCGGACTCGCCGACGTGGTCGTCGTCGGGGCCGAGACGGTCCGCCTGGAGGGGTACCGGCCGGCCCGCGCCCGGGAGGCCTTCACCGCGCGCCGGGAGGCGGCGGGGCAGGGTCCGGCCCCGTCCATCGCCGTGATCAGCGGCTCCCTGGACCTGGACTTCACCCTGCCGCTCTTCACCGCGCCGCTGGTCCCCACGTACCTGATCACCGGTGCGGGGGCTCCGCCGGACCGGGTGGAGGCGGCGCGCAAGGCGGGCGCGGAGGTGCTCATCGCGGGCGAGGGCCGGGCGGTGGATCCGCACCGCGCGGTCAGGGCGCTGGCCGGGCGCGGGCACCGGCGGCTGCTCACGGAGGGCGGGCCGCGGATGCTGGGTCAGTTCATCGCCGCGCAGGTGCTCGACGAGCTCTGTCTGACGCTCTCGCCGATGCTCACGGCGGGCGACGCGCAGCGCATCGCGGGAGGTTCCGCTCTTGTCGTGCCGGAACGTTTCGACCTGGCATCTCTTCTGGAGGAGGACGGTTTCCTCTTCTCCCGGTACCGGTGTCGCCGACACTCGGCGGAATGA
- a CDS encoding alkaline phosphatase PhoX — translation MLARTGALGAGIAFAGSLGELFAGSAAAQGRSGYGDLVPDPAGLLDLPKGFRYKVLSREGDPLRSGEGKVPSNHDGMTALEGRGGRVHLVRNHENRVTAKIGVPTVEGLTYDPMGKGGCTALTLDRDNNVLSERVGIAGTAVNCAGGPTPWGTWLTCEETEDKAGTNGYTKDHGFIFEVDPADPHRSGAVPLTAMGRYQHEAIAIDPRRGIVYETEDAFQAPFGLFYRFLPNRPEGGLGSLRAGGRLQAMRVPGVPDLSAVQETGASFGGIEWVDVPDPLAAQTPIRNQDFGPKGITHAQKLEGCYWGGSCVYFVSSYARSREGSAGDHFGQIWRYDPAARRLTLVIVFGPGTDLQLPGEEPDNICLAPSGGLMVCEDGAGAQHVFGVTRKGEVYAMARGRQNIGTPDEPEWGEFAGVTFSPDGDTMYVNCYTPGTTFAVTGPWHR, via the coding sequence ATGCTCGCCCGGACCGGCGCGTTGGGCGCGGGCATCGCCTTCGCCGGGAGTCTCGGGGAGCTGTTCGCCGGTTCGGCGGCGGCGCAGGGCCGCAGCGGCTACGGCGACCTGGTGCCCGACCCGGCCGGGCTGCTCGACCTGCCGAAAGGATTCCGCTACAAAGTCCTCTCGCGCGAGGGCGATCCACTGCGCTCCGGCGAGGGCAAGGTGCCGAGCAACCACGACGGGATGACCGCCCTCGAGGGCAGAGGCGGCCGGGTCCACCTGGTGCGCAACCACGAGAACCGGGTCACCGCGAAGATCGGCGTCCCGACCGTCGAGGGCCTCACCTACGATCCGATGGGCAAGGGCGGCTGTACGGCCCTCACCCTCGACCGCGACAACAACGTGCTGTCGGAGCGGGTCGGCATCGCCGGCACCGCGGTCAACTGCGCGGGCGGGCCCACCCCTTGGGGAACCTGGCTGACCTGCGAGGAGACCGAGGACAAGGCGGGGACGAACGGGTACACGAAGGACCACGGCTTCATCTTCGAGGTCGACCCGGCCGACCCGCACCGCTCGGGCGCGGTGCCGCTGACCGCGATGGGCCGCTACCAGCACGAGGCGATCGCCATCGATCCCCGGCGCGGGATCGTGTACGAGACCGAGGACGCGTTCCAGGCGCCGTTCGGGCTCTTCTACCGCTTCCTGCCGAACCGGCCCGAGGGCGGTCTCGGTTCGCTGCGCGCGGGCGGCAGGCTCCAGGCGATGCGGGTGCCGGGGGTGCCGGACCTGTCCGCGGTGCAGGAGACCGGCGCGAGCTTCGGCGGGATCGAGTGGGTCGACGTGCCCGACCCGCTGGCCGCGCAGACCCCGATCCGCAACCAGGACTTCGGCCCGAAGGGCATCACCCACGCCCAGAAGCTGGAGGGCTGCTACTGGGGCGGGTCCTGCGTCTACTTCGTGTCCTCGTACGCGCGCAGCCGCGAGGGCTCGGCCGGTGACCACTTCGGGCAGATCTGGCGCTACGACCCGGCCGCACGCCGCCTCACCCTGGTGATCGTCTTCGGGCCCGGCACCGACCTCCAGCTCCCCGGCGAGGAGCCGGACAACATCTGTCTCGCACCCAGCGGCGGCCTGATGGTGTGCGAGGACGGCGCGGGCGCGCAGCACGTGTTCGGCGTGACGCGCAAGGGCGAGGTCTACGCGATGGCGCGCGGCCGGCAGAACATCGGGACGCCGGACGAGCCGGAGTGGGGCGAGTTCGCGGGCGTCACCTTCTCGCCCGACGGCGACACGATGTACGTCAACTGCTACACGCCCGGGACGACGTTCGCGGTGACCGGACCCTGGCACCGTTAG
- a CDS encoding PPK2 family polyphosphate kinase, whose product MAKNGGKKGAGSAGKQPGAVPLRELLRVPQGERVDLSSYDAAGTPGGPSGKAEGVAASERAGERLAELQERLWAAGSAGGDRRRVLLILQGMDTSGKGGTVKHVIGHFNPSGCRIKAFKAPTADELKHPFLWRIAQALPEPGEIGIFDRSQYEDVLIARVRDLAPRDRLARRYDEINRFEQSLAEDGVTLVKCFLHISYAQQKRRLLERLDNPDKYWKFSPGDIKDRALWPAYQEAYELALERCSTRAAPWYVVPADRKWYRNWAISRLLLEHLEELDPQYPKADFDVAECRERLLAMP is encoded by the coding sequence GTGGCGAAGAACGGCGGCAAGAAGGGCGCGGGGAGCGCCGGGAAGCAGCCGGGGGCCGTCCCCCTGCGCGAGCTGCTGCGGGTGCCGCAGGGCGAGCGCGTCGACCTGTCGTCCTACGACGCGGCGGGAACGCCCGGCGGCCCGTCCGGCAAGGCCGAGGGCGTCGCGGCGAGCGAGCGCGCGGGCGAGCGGCTCGCGGAGCTCCAGGAGCGGCTGTGGGCGGCCGGTTCGGCGGGCGGCGACCGGCGCCGGGTGCTGCTGATTCTCCAGGGCATGGACACCAGCGGGAAGGGCGGCACGGTCAAGCACGTGATCGGCCACTTCAACCCGTCCGGCTGCCGCATCAAGGCCTTCAAGGCGCCGACCGCGGACGAGCTCAAGCACCCGTTCCTGTGGCGCATCGCGCAGGCGCTGCCCGAGCCGGGCGAGATCGGCATCTTCGACCGCTCCCAGTACGAGGACGTCCTGATCGCCCGCGTCCGGGACCTCGCCCCGCGCGACCGGCTGGCCCGCCGCTACGACGAGATCAACCGCTTCGAGCAGTCCCTCGCCGAGGACGGCGTCACGCTCGTGAAGTGCTTCCTGCACATCTCCTACGCCCAGCAGAAGCGCCGCCTCCTGGAGCGGCTCGACAACCCGGACAAGTACTGGAAGTTCAGTCCGGGCGACATCAAGGACCGGGCGCTGTGGCCCGCCTACCAGGAGGCGTACGAACTCGCCCTGGAACGCTGCTCCACGCGGGCGGCCCCCTGGTACGTGGTCCCCGCCGACCGGAAGTGGTACCGGAACTGGGCGATCAGCCGTCTCCTCCTGGAGCATCTGGAGGAGCTCGATCCGCAGTACCCGAAGGCGGACTTCGACGTGGCGGAGTGCCGGGAACGGCTGCTGGCGATGCCGTGA
- a CDS encoding indole-3-glycerol phosphate synthase, translating into MFTSVLMIEKALTSADVEFVTTLHGDEEVSFHVLLQPRGDQADRLLRAIDDVAMGELDEAAKERDVPEGDDARGPAEQALAVSLTALHQAGCAAEGRLVEDHPLDALKTRVDEVDADEVIVLTDPHYVEEFFHRDWASRARHKVGVPVLKLFSHSKA; encoded by the coding sequence GTGTTCACGAGCGTATTGATGATCGAGAAGGCCCTGACGTCCGCCGACGTGGAGTTCGTCACGACCTTGCACGGCGACGAAGAGGTCTCCTTCCACGTGCTGCTCCAGCCCCGCGGCGACCAGGCGGACCGCCTGCTGCGGGCCATCGACGACGTCGCGATGGGGGAGCTGGACGAGGCGGCCAAGGAACGCGACGTCCCCGAGGGCGACGACGCCCGGGGCCCCGCCGAGCAGGCCCTCGCGGTCTCGCTCACGGCCCTGCACCAGGCCGGCTGCGCCGCCGAGGGGCGCCTCGTCGAGGACCACCCGCTGGACGCGCTGAAGACCCGGGTGGACGAGGTCGACGCGGACGAGGTCATCGTCCTCACCGACCCGCACTACGTCGAGGAGTTCTTCCACCGCGACTGGGCCTCCCGAGCCCGCCACAAGGTCGGCGTCCCGGTCCTCAAGCTCTTCTCCCACAGCAAGGCGTAG
- the msrB gene encoding peptide-methionine (R)-S-oxide reductase MsrB, translated as MSYDVEKPDEQWRAELSPAEYAVLRQAGTEPAFVGEYTDTKTQGVYSCRACGAELFTSTEKFESHCGWPSFYDPKDSDAVELIEDRSHGMVRTEVRCSRCGSHLGHVFEGEGYSTPTDQRYCINSISLRLSPTE; from the coding sequence ATGTCGTACGACGTCGAGAAGCCGGACGAGCAGTGGCGCGCGGAGCTGAGCCCGGCGGAGTACGCGGTACTGCGCCAGGCCGGCACGGAGCCCGCCTTCGTCGGTGAGTACACGGACACCAAGACGCAGGGCGTCTACTCCTGCCGCGCCTGCGGCGCCGAGCTCTTCACCTCCACGGAGAAGTTCGAGTCGCACTGCGGCTGGCCGTCCTTCTACGACCCGAAGGACTCGGACGCCGTGGAGCTGATCGAGGACCGCTCGCACGGCATGGTGCGCACCGAGGTCCGCTGCTCCCGCTGCGGCTCCCACCTCGGGCATGTGTTCGAGGGTGAGGGGTACTCCACCCCGACGGACCAGCGGTACTGCATCAACTCGATCTCGCTGCGTCTGTCGCCGACGGAGTAG
- a CDS encoding cytochrome P450, protein MSGAVPDVFDPRLYGHGVPHDRYRVLRDRHPVAWQAEPAVLGWPEGPGFWAVTRHADVVRVIKDARTYSSFLGATQIRDPDPADLPFIRGMMLNQDPPSHGRLRRLVSRAFTPRRVEAFERSVRERAASLLAKALEPDGADTVDLVGTVTDDYALLNLADLLGVPESDRGLMLHWTRRVIGYQDPDEAAGSADGGPQVNPRSPSALADMFAYADELSAHKRAHPADDIMTTLATDPDLTPGERQMFFFLLTIAGNDTVRSAAPGGVALLADDPSAYERLRSCRADVPTAVDELLRRHPPVLTFRRTAARDTTLAGTRIARGDKVVVFHASANHDERVFPDPFRLDLGRSPNPHVSFGDGPHVCLGAHFARLQLRVLHEELGRAAPALRLAEPPRRLVSNFINGIKELRVTRS, encoded by the coding sequence GTGAGCGGCGCGGTGCCGGACGTCTTCGACCCGCGGCTGTACGGTCACGGCGTCCCGCACGACCGGTACCGCGTCCTGCGCGACCGTCACCCCGTGGCGTGGCAGGCGGAACCGGCGGTCCTCGGCTGGCCCGAGGGCCCCGGCTTCTGGGCGGTGACCCGGCACGCGGACGTGGTGCGGGTCATCAAGGACGCGCGGACGTACTCGTCGTTCCTGGGCGCCACCCAGATCCGCGACCCGGACCCGGCGGACCTGCCGTTCATCCGCGGCATGATGCTCAACCAGGATCCGCCGTCCCACGGCCGGCTGCGCCGTCTGGTCAGCCGGGCGTTCACGCCGCGCCGCGTGGAGGCGTTCGAGAGGTCGGTGCGCGAGCGGGCGGCGTCCTTGCTGGCCAAGGCCCTCGAACCCGACGGCGCGGACACGGTGGACCTGGTCGGCACGGTCACCGACGACTACGCGCTGCTGAATCTCGCGGACCTGCTCGGCGTGCCGGAGTCCGACCGGGGCCTGATGCTGCACTGGACGCGCCGGGTCATCGGCTACCAGGACCCGGACGAGGCGGCCGGGTCCGCGGACGGCGGCCCGCAGGTGAACCCGCGCTCCCCTTCGGCGCTGGCCGACATGTTCGCGTACGCGGACGAACTGTCGGCCCACAAGCGCGCGCACCCGGCCGACGACATCATGACGACGCTCGCGACGGACCCGGATCTCACGCCGGGCGAGCGGCAGATGTTCTTCTTCCTGCTCACGATCGCGGGCAACGACACGGTGCGCAGCGCGGCCCCCGGCGGCGTGGCGCTCCTCGCCGATGACCCGTCCGCGTACGAGCGGCTGCGATCGTGCCGGGCCGACGTGCCGACGGCCGTGGACGAGCTGCTGCGCCGGCACCCGCCGGTGCTGACCTTCCGCCGCACGGCGGCACGGGACACGACGCTCGCGGGCACGCGCATCGCGCGGGGCGACAAGGTCGTCGTGTTCCACGCGTCCGCCAACCACGACGAGCGGGTCTTCCCCGACCCGTTCCGCCTGGACCTGGGCCGCTCCCCCAACCCGCACGTCTCGTTCGGTGACGGCCCGCACGTGTGCCTCGGCGCGCATTTCGCGCGGCTTCAGCTGCGGGTGCTCCACGAGGAGCTGGGCCGGGCGGCGCCGGCGCTGCGGCTCGCGGAGCCGCCGCGCCGGCTGGTGTCGAACTTCATCAACGGGATCAAGGAGCTCCGGGTGACCCGGAGCTGA
- a CDS encoding VOC family protein yields MTSKFTELAIDCADPEGLAGFWCLVLGYVVQGREEGLVTIGSPQVPEGKERPGPVPPTLTFARVPEGKSVKNRLHIDVNPTDTDQAGEVARLLALGARHADVGQGDDVGWVTLHDPEGNEFCVLTTRCP; encoded by the coding sequence ATGACCAGCAAGTTCACAGAACTGGCGATCGACTGCGCCGACCCGGAGGGGCTCGCCGGGTTCTGGTGCCTCGTGCTCGGCTACGTGGTGCAGGGGCGCGAGGAGGGCCTCGTCACCATCGGCTCGCCCCAGGTGCCCGAGGGCAAGGAGCGGCCGGGGCCGGTGCCGCCGACGCTCACCTTCGCGCGCGTGCCCGAGGGCAAGAGCGTGAAGAACCGGCTGCACATCGACGTCAACCCGACCGACACGGACCAGGCGGGCGAAGTGGCCCGGCTGCTCGCCCTCGGCGCCCGGCACGCGGACGTCGGCCAGGGCGACGACGTCGGCTGGGTGACCCTGCACGACCCGGAGGGCAACGAGTTCTGCGTGCTGACCACCCGCTGTCCCTGA
- the murC gene encoding UDP-N-acetylmuramate--L-alanine ligase has product MAPGLPTAMDRPHFIGIGGAGMSGIAKILTQRGARVAGSDARESATAQALRALGATVHIGHDAAHVAPDATAIVVSSAIREDNPELARAKELGIPVVHRSDALAALMDGLRPIAVAGTHGKTTTTSMLAVSLSSLGLNPSYAIGGDLDAPGSNALHGEGDIFVAEADESDRSFHKYTPEVAIILNVELDHHANYASMDEIYDSFETFTSKIVPGGTLVIAADQAGAVELTRRIRDTTSLKVVTYGESESSDIRIHKITPRGLTSEVTVLLDGKLLTFTVSVPGRHYAHNAVAALAAGVALGIPARNLASALKAYTGVKRRLQLKGEVNGVQVIDSYAHHPTEMTADLEAMRSAAGDARLLVLFQPHLFSRTQELGKEMGDALALADASVVLDIYPAREDPIPGITSALIIDAARAAGADVQAAPDKDAAVAAIAGMAKPGDLVLTMGAGDVTDLGPRILTHLEG; this is encoded by the coding sequence ATGGCACCGGGCCTTCCTACCGCCATGGACCGACCGCACTTCATCGGCATCGGCGGCGCCGGAATGTCGGGCATCGCCAAGATCCTCACCCAGCGCGGCGCCCGCGTCGCCGGCAGCGACGCGCGCGAGTCCGCGACCGCCCAGGCCCTGCGCGCGCTCGGCGCCACGGTCCACATCGGGCACGACGCCGCGCACGTCGCGCCCGACGCGACCGCGATCGTGGTCTCCTCCGCGATCCGCGAGGACAATCCGGAGCTGGCCCGCGCCAAGGAGCTCGGCATCCCGGTCGTGCACCGCTCCGACGCCCTCGCCGCCCTCATGGACGGCCTGCGCCCCATCGCGGTGGCCGGTACCCACGGCAAGACCACCACGACGTCGATGCTCGCGGTGTCCCTGTCCTCCCTCGGCCTGAACCCGTCGTACGCGATCGGCGGCGACCTCGACGCCCCGGGCTCGAACGCGCTGCACGGCGAGGGCGACATCTTCGTCGCCGAGGCCGACGAGTCGGACCGCAGCTTCCACAAGTACACGCCGGAAGTCGCGATCATCCTCAACGTCGAGCTCGACCACCACGCCAACTACGCGTCGATGGACGAGATCTACGACTCCTTCGAGACCTTCACCTCGAAGATCGTCCCCGGCGGCACCCTCGTCATCGCAGCCGACCAGGCGGGCGCCGTCGAGCTCACCCGCCGCATCCGCGACACGACGTCCCTCAAGGTCGTCACGTACGGCGAGTCGGAGTCCTCCGACATCCGCATCCACAAGATCACCCCGCGCGGCCTCACCAGTGAGGTGACGGTTCTGCTCGACGGGAAGCTGCTGACCTTCACCGTCTCGGTCCCCGGCCGCCACTACGCGCACAACGCGGTCGCGGCCCTCGCGGCGGGCGTCGCCCTCGGCATCCCGGCCCGCAACCTCGCCTCCGCCCTCAAGGCGTACACCGGCGTCAAGCGCCGCCTCCAGCTCAAGGGCGAGGTGAACGGCGTGCAGGTCATCGACTCGTACGCGCACCACCCCACCGAGATGACCGCCGACCTGGAGGCCATGCGCTCGGCCGCCGGTGACGCCCGCCTCCTCGTCCTCTTCCAGCCGCACCTCTTCTCCCGCACCCAGGAGCTCGGCAAGGAGATGGGCGACGCCCTCGCCCTCGCCGACGCCTCCGTGGTCCTCGACATCTACCCGGCCCGCGAGGACCCGATCCCGGGCATCACGAGCGCCCTGATCATCGACGCGGCCCGCGCCGCGGGCGCCGACGTGCAGGCCGCGCCCGACAAGGACGCCGCCGTCGCCGCGATCGCGGGAATGGCCAAGCCCGGCGATCTCGTTCTCACCATGGGCGCGGGCGACGTCACGGACCTCGGCCCGCGGATCCTGACCCACCTGGAGGGATGA
- the zapE gene encoding cell division protein ZapE, whose protein sequence is MSSSTEAADIRHAGTAPLTDAGPLSLCEREPHVPAERLVAEMVPPPRFSSARFETYIPDPNQPSQTQAVQILGSFAAGLGGPAAGTGKKRGLFGFGRKPAVAPSAPRGVYLDGGYGVGKTHLLASLWHATPAPAEQKAFGTFVELTNLVGALGFQQTVKTLSSHRLLCIDEFELDDPGDTVLVSTLLGKLVDAGVALAATSNTLPGKLGEGRFAAADFLREIQGLSAHFRPLRIDGEDYRHRGLPEAPPPYSEEQVTKAAYATEGASLDDFPHLLEHLARVHPSRYGALTDHLKAVCLTEVSAIPDQSTALRLVVLADRLYDREIPVLASGEPFDKLFSEEMLNGGYRKKYFRAISRLTALARDAKGLVQS, encoded by the coding sequence GTGTCGTCCTCCACCGAAGCCGCAGACATCCGCCATGCGGGTACCGCCCCCCTGACCGACGCGGGCCCGCTGTCCCTGTGCGAACGCGAACCGCACGTCCCGGCGGAGCGCCTGGTCGCCGAGATGGTGCCGCCGCCGCGCTTCAGCTCGGCCCGCTTCGAGACGTACATCCCGGATCCGAACCAGCCGAGCCAGACGCAGGCCGTCCAGATCCTCGGCTCCTTCGCCGCCGGGCTCGGCGGGCCCGCCGCCGGCACCGGCAAGAAGCGCGGCCTGTTCGGCTTCGGCCGCAAGCCGGCCGTCGCGCCGAGCGCCCCGCGCGGCGTCTACCTCGACGGCGGCTACGGCGTCGGCAAGACCCACCTGCTCGCCTCCCTGTGGCACGCCACCCCGGCGCCCGCCGAGCAGAAGGCGTTCGGCACCTTCGTCGAGCTGACGAACCTGGTGGGCGCGCTGGGCTTCCAGCAGACCGTGAAGACGCTGAGCAGCCACCGGCTGCTGTGCATCGACGAGTTCGAGCTGGACGACCCGGGCGACACCGTGCTGGTCTCCACCCTGCTCGGCAAGCTGGTCGACGCGGGCGTCGCGCTCGCCGCCACGTCGAACACGCTGCCGGGCAAGCTCGGCGAGGGCCGGTTCGCCGCCGCCGACTTCCTGCGTGAGATCCAGGGCCTGTCCGCGCACTTCCGCCCGCTGCGCATCGACGGCGAGGACTACCGCCACCGGGGCCTGCCCGAGGCCCCGCCCCCGTACTCCGAGGAGCAGGTCACCAAGGCCGCGTACGCCACCGAGGGCGCCTCGCTCGACGACTTCCCGCACCTGCTCGAGCACCTCGCGCGCGTGCACCCCAGCCGCTACGGCGCCCTGACGGACCATCTGAAGGCGGTCTGCCTGACCGAGGTCAGCGCGATCCCGGACCAGTCGACGGCGCTGCGGCTCGTGGTCCTCGCCGACCGCCTGTACGACCGCGAGATCCCGGTCCTGGCCTCCGGCGAGCCCTTCGACAAGCTGTTCAGCGAGGAGATGCTGAACGGGGGCTACCGCAAGAAGTACTTCCGCGCGATATCCCGTCTGACGGCCCTGGCCCGCGACGCCAAGGGGCTCGTGCAGAGCTGA
- a CDS encoding chorismate mutase: MPKTPVRACLSPRLLAAGCAAVLALGGAALPATASAATASSAAAAPVPRTARAAPHALTEVASLAADRLALADKVAAAKYGTPAPIDDPARERQVLDDVARRAVALGLDPAWAQAVFRDQMEANKQVQRGLYARWDAHPEERPAERPDLAKEVRPALDRITVALLDALRATAPARTSPACTPLLASAALRAAHTHGFDALHAGALARALPSVCG; the protein is encoded by the coding sequence GTGCCGAAGACGCCCGTACGTGCCTGCCTGTCCCCTCGCCTGCTCGCCGCCGGCTGCGCCGCCGTGCTCGCCCTGGGCGGCGCGGCGCTCCCCGCGACCGCTTCTGCCGCGACCGCGTCGTCCGCGGCCGCCGCGCCCGTGCCGCGTACGGCGCGCGCGGCCCCGCACGCTCTCACCGAGGTCGCCTCGCTCGCGGCGGACCGGCTCGCGCTCGCCGACAAGGTGGCGGCCGCGAAGTACGGCACGCCGGCCCCGATCGACGACCCGGCGCGCGAGCGGCAGGTCCTCGACGACGTGGCCCGCCGGGCGGTGGCGCTCGGCCTGGACCCCGCGTGGGCGCAGGCCGTGTTCCGTGACCAGATGGAGGCCAACAAGCAGGTGCAGCGCGGCCTGTACGCCCGCTGGGACGCGCATCCCGAGGAGCGGCCCGCCGAGCGCCCGGACCTGGCGAAGGAGGTCCGCCCGGCGCTCGACCGCATCACGGTCGCCCTCCTCGACGCCCTGCGCGCGACGGCCCCCGCCCGTACGTCACCTGCCTGCACGCCGCTGCTGGCCTCGGCGGCTCTGCGCGCGGCGCACACGCACGGGTTCGACGCGCTCCACGCGGGCGCGCTGGCCCGCGCGCTGCCCTCGGTGTGCGGCTAG